A single window of Candidatus Krumholzibacteriia bacterium DNA harbors:
- a CDS encoding ABC transporter permease, producing MHYSWKVGFRYLRPRRRHFLISVLTSIATTGVIFAVAAPQITLSVMNGFETEVRRRVVNTNYHVIVLSQKPFTDHAETMERLRRLPDVVAQSPFVRREAILVLGSGARITQRLHGCIVLGIEPELEAQTTRVMQTIKPDFVGFDTTLFDAVDARHYPGIVIGFELGRDLGASLGDVVTLGALKEVPPEAHGKLKPEQTARDFRVVGFI from the coding sequence GTGCACTACTCCTGGAAGGTCGGTTTCCGCTACCTGCGGCCGCGGCGGCGGCATTTCCTCATCTCCGTCCTCACCTCGATCGCCACCACCGGGGTCATCTTCGCGGTGGCGGCGCCCCAGATCACCCTCTCGGTGATGAACGGCTTCGAGACCGAAGTGCGCCGGCGCGTGGTCAACACCAACTACCACGTCATCGTGCTGTCCCAGAAACCGTTCACCGACCACGCCGAGACCATGGAGCGCCTGCGCCGTCTGCCCGACGTGGTGGCCCAGTCCCCCTTCGTGCGCCGCGAGGCGATCCTCGTCCTGGGCAGCGGCGCCCGCATCACCCAGCGCTTGCACGGCTGCATCGTTCTCGGCATCGAACCGGAGCTGGAAGCGCAGACCACCCGGGTGATGCAGACCATCAAACCGGATTTCGTGGGCTTCGACACCACGCTCTTCGACGCCGTGGACGCCCGGCATTATCCGGGCATCGTCATCGGCTTCGAGCTGGGCCGCGATCTCGGCGCCAGCCTGGGCGACGTGGTCACCCTGGGAGCGCTGAAGGAGGTGCCGCCGGAAGCACACGGGAAGCTGAAGCCGGAGCAGACCGCCAGAGATTTCCGTGTCGTCGGCTTCATCA